A genomic segment from Streptosporangium roseum DSM 43021 encodes:
- a CDS encoding nucleotidyltransferase domain-containing protein, giving the protein MTVTLPAWLAEIPAEQAAPPAFVTVSGAHLYGFPSADSDVDLRGVHVLPLEQVVGLRTGEETVTRSWTRHGVEVDLVTHDLAKFCHLLLRRNGYVLEQLLSPLVVATSPVHREMVAAAPGCLTRHHAHHYLGFARTQWRLFERSGELKPLLYTFRVLLTGIHLMRTGLLVADLTLLTGLVAGAPPYLADLMAAKRSAEHGPTPPGAPGAVRLAHDVARLTAELEEARDASHLPDAATSAGVLNDLVVRTRLSARASRA; this is encoded by the coding sequence GTGACCGTCACCCTGCCCGCCTGGCTGGCCGAGATCCCCGCCGAGCAGGCCGCCCCGCCGGCCTTCGTGACGGTCAGCGGCGCACACCTGTACGGCTTCCCCTCCGCGGACTCCGACGTCGACCTGCGCGGCGTGCATGTCCTGCCCCTGGAGCAGGTGGTCGGCCTGCGCACCGGCGAGGAGACCGTGACCCGCTCCTGGACACGGCACGGCGTCGAGGTGGATTTGGTCACCCACGACCTGGCCAAGTTCTGCCACCTGCTGCTGCGCCGCAACGGCTACGTGCTGGAGCAACTGCTCTCCCCGCTGGTGGTGGCCACCTCCCCCGTCCACCGGGAGATGGTCGCCGCCGCCCCCGGCTGCCTCACCCGCCACCACGCCCACCACTACCTGGGCTTCGCCCGTACCCAGTGGCGCCTGTTCGAACGCTCCGGCGAGCTCAAGCCGCTGCTCTACACCTTCCGGGTGCTGCTGACCGGCATCCACCTGATGCGCACCGGCCTCCTGGTCGCCGACCTCACCCTGCTCACCGGTCTCGTCGCCGGGGCCCCGCCGTACCTGGCCGACCTGATGGCCGCCAAGCGCTCCGCCGAGCACGGCCCGACGCCCCCCGGAGCCCCCGGCGCGGTACGGCTGGCGCACGACGTCGCCCGCCTGACCGCGGAGCTGGAGGAGGCGAGGGACGCCTCTCACCTCCCCGACGCCGCGACCTCGGCCGGGGTCCTGAACGACCTCGTCGTCCGCACCCGTCTTTCGGCGCGCGCCTCGCGGGCCTGA
- a CDS encoding ankyrin repeat domain-containing protein: protein MGTTVSDNEWVGGAGAWSDTNLAEIQERLADGFDPGQRLFWLRSTPLHQAAQEGAVKVIELLLASGAEVDPADSYGATPLWEAVRHGQDDAVRLLLAAGADPWRPCIAGRSPGLQALFTELADLFAHLPGAPRVSPRLRELQETVDEMMFSYEDYNEGFCIAFVGEVAEDEVIRRLGADPGLCPPVEAGALWEAEHASPAELLRVASPPGGGVVLIQTEGVLPVHDGVARRVTTGGGVLAGAFPLAGTSVDIWRDGFSIARPSVHEQLSDDSLFELWMCRFGDCGAHPSVSMERILALMTLLTATYVTEEWLWSAPMRLVPVELRSDGQGR from the coding sequence ATGGGAACGACAGTGAGCGACAACGAGTGGGTCGGTGGCGCGGGCGCCTGGAGTGACACGAACCTGGCGGAGATCCAGGAACGGCTGGCCGACGGGTTCGACCCCGGACAGCGGCTCTTCTGGCTCCGTTCGACGCCCCTGCACCAGGCCGCGCAGGAAGGGGCGGTCAAGGTGATCGAGTTGCTCCTGGCCTCGGGAGCCGAGGTGGACCCCGCCGACAGCTACGGGGCCACTCCCCTGTGGGAGGCCGTACGCCACGGCCAGGACGACGCCGTCCGGCTCCTGCTGGCCGCCGGCGCCGACCCCTGGCGGCCGTGCATCGCCGGACGCTCCCCCGGCCTTCAGGCGCTCTTCACCGAGCTCGCCGACCTGTTCGCCCACCTGCCCGGCGCTCCCCGCGTCAGCCCGCGGCTCCGCGAGCTCCAGGAGACCGTCGACGAGATGATGTTCTCCTACGAGGACTACAACGAGGGGTTCTGTATCGCCTTCGTCGGCGAGGTCGCCGAGGACGAGGTCATCCGCCGGCTGGGGGCCGATCCCGGACTCTGCCCGCCGGTGGAGGCCGGGGCCCTGTGGGAGGCCGAGCACGCCTCCCCCGCCGAGCTCCTGCGGGTCGCCAGCCCTCCCGGGGGCGGGGTCGTGCTCATCCAGACGGAGGGCGTCCTGCCGGTGCACGACGGCGTCGCCCGGCGGGTCACCACCGGCGGCGGGGTCCTGGCCGGCGCGTTCCCGCTCGCCGGCACCTCGGTCGACATCTGGCGGGACGGCTTCAGCATCGCCCGCCCCTCGGTCCACGAGCAGCTCAGCGACGACAGCCTGTTCGAGCTGTGGATGTGCCGGTTCGGCGACTGCGGCGCGCACCCGTCCGTCTCCATGGAACGCATCCTGGCGCTGATGACGCTCCTGACCGCCACCTACGTCACCGAGGAGTGGCTGTGGAGTGCCCCGATGAGACTGGTCCCGGTCGAACTGCGGAGCGACGGCCAGGGTAGATAG
- a CDS encoding M28 family peptidase — MNPKVKLGAVAVLAAVAMTATSVVSAAGAATAPAGIVARTISADPPAFAPPDPESRKRAISSADGALALRSDVLFKAAEDDFTLTNTVAGTRGLQYLTYSRTHRGLPVYGGDVVVTTDKTGQEVGSVASGQRAEIKVGVKSKVDATTAAVTARGELPTVESVSTPRLVVHAAGKRPRLAWEVVVTGATKQAPSVLHVFVDALDGSVVDSYDDVRAGTGNGFYNGNPVTIQTSGSGGSYSMTDTTRPGLRCGGQNGSAYTGTDDAWGNGQGTNLETACVDALYAAQTEWNMLRDWLGRSGFNGSGGAFPARVGLTDVNAYWNGSYTNFGRNQANTQQATPMDVVGHEYGHAIFQFSGSGGAGSGNEAGGLNESTGDIFGALTEHFAANASDPPDYLVGEEVNLVGQGPIRNMYNPGALGDPNCYSSSIPNTEVHAAAGPQNHWFYLLAEGTNPGGGKPSSTVCSGPSSLTGIGIQKAGQIFMSGLNSKTTPWTHAKARSTTVAAAKQLFPNSCVEVNATKAAWAAVNVPAQSGEAPCTANPGNDFSLSLSPTSGSVQAGQSATTTVRTTVTGGNAQSITLRASGLPSGATASFSPATITAGQTSTLTLATSGSTPSGTSSVTVTADGADVDRTASYSLTVGTGNPPGAPDIPVANVTAHLNQLQSIASSNGGNRASATSGYTASLNYIKGRLDAAGYTTAVQNFTYNGQTHSNLIANWPAGPTGPTIMLGSHLDSVSSGPGINDNGSGSAALLEVALTLANRNPTLDKHVRFAWWGAEELGLRGSQYYVQNGGATGVETYLNFDMIASPNPGYFVYDDNPAIEKIFKDYYATLNVPTEIETEGDGRSDHAPFKNAGVPVGGVFTGASSVKSSAQATKWGGTSGLAFDRCYHSACDTTSNINSTALDRNADAIANALWKLAVGDTPTPTDDYSVSASPSSASVQPGQSAGTTLSTQVTSGNAQAITLSASGLPAGATASFSPANINSGQSSAVTIATSASTPTGTYTVNLNADGASSDRSATFTLTVGGGQGGTTWQTWTLYAAGDTVTYNGVSYRCLQGHTSLPGWEPPNVPALWQQL; from the coding sequence GTGAATCCCAAGGTCAAACTGGGCGCGGTCGCCGTACTGGCCGCCGTCGCCATGACCGCCACCTCGGTGGTGAGCGCCGCCGGCGCCGCCACAGCCCCCGCGGGCATCGTCGCCCGCACCATATCCGCAGACCCACCGGCGTTCGCCCCGCCGGACCCCGAATCCCGCAAGCGCGCGATATCCAGCGCCGACGGCGCCCTCGCCCTCAGGTCCGACGTCCTGTTCAAGGCGGCGGAGGACGACTTCACGCTGACGAACACCGTCGCGGGAACCCGCGGCCTGCAGTACCTGACCTACTCGCGGACCCACCGCGGGCTGCCCGTCTACGGCGGTGACGTCGTCGTCACCACCGACAAGACGGGCCAGGAGGTCGGGTCCGTGGCCTCGGGCCAGCGTGCCGAGATCAAGGTCGGCGTCAAGAGCAAGGTCGACGCCACCACCGCTGCCGTCACCGCCCGCGGCGAGCTGCCGACCGTGGAGAGCGTGAGCACGCCCCGGCTGGTCGTGCACGCGGCGGGCAAGCGGCCCAGGCTGGCCTGGGAGGTGGTCGTCACCGGCGCCACGAAGCAGGCCCCGAGCGTCCTGCACGTCTTCGTGGACGCCCTCGACGGGTCGGTCGTGGACTCCTACGACGACGTCCGCGCCGGAACCGGCAACGGCTTCTACAACGGCAACCCGGTGACCATCCAGACCTCCGGGTCCGGTGGTTCGTACTCGATGACCGACACCACCCGGCCGGGGCTGCGCTGCGGCGGCCAGAACGGCTCGGCCTACACCGGCACCGACGACGCCTGGGGCAACGGCCAGGGCACCAACCTGGAGACCGCCTGCGTCGACGCGCTGTACGCCGCCCAGACCGAGTGGAACATGCTGCGCGACTGGCTGGGCCGCAGTGGCTTCAACGGCTCCGGCGGCGCCTTCCCCGCCCGCGTGGGGCTGACGGACGTCAACGCCTACTGGAACGGCTCCTACACCAACTTCGGCCGCAACCAGGCCAACACCCAGCAGGCCACCCCGATGGACGTGGTCGGCCACGAGTACGGCCACGCGATCTTCCAGTTCTCCGGATCCGGCGGCGCGGGCAGCGGCAACGAGGCCGGCGGCCTGAACGAGTCGACCGGTGACATCTTCGGCGCGCTGACCGAGCACTTCGCGGCCAACGCCTCCGACCCGCCGGACTACCTGGTCGGCGAGGAGGTCAACCTGGTCGGCCAGGGCCCGATCCGCAACATGTACAACCCTGGCGCGCTGGGCGACCCCAACTGCTACAGCTCCTCGATCCCCAACACCGAGGTGCACGCGGCGGCCGGACCGCAGAACCACTGGTTCTACCTGCTGGCCGAGGGCACCAACCCGGGCGGCGGCAAGCCCTCCAGCACGGTCTGCTCCGGCCCGTCCAGCCTGACCGGCATCGGCATCCAGAAGGCCGGCCAGATCTTCATGTCCGGCCTGAACAGCAAGACCACGCCGTGGACGCACGCCAAGGCCCGCTCGACCACCGTGGCCGCGGCCAAGCAGCTCTTCCCCAACAGCTGCGTCGAGGTCAACGCGACCAAGGCCGCGTGGGCCGCCGTCAACGTCCCGGCGCAGAGCGGCGAGGCGCCCTGCACGGCGAACCCCGGCAACGACTTCTCGCTCTCGCTCAGCCCGACCTCGGGCAGCGTGCAGGCCGGGCAGTCCGCCACCACCACCGTGAGGACCACGGTGACCGGCGGTAACGCCCAGTCCATCACGCTGCGGGCCTCCGGCCTGCCCTCGGGCGCGACCGCGTCCTTCAGCCCGGCCACCATCACGGCCGGCCAGACGTCGACGCTGACGCTGGCCACCTCGGGGAGCACCCCGTCCGGCACCTCCTCGGTGACGGTTACCGCCGACGGCGCCGACGTGGACAGGACAGCGAGCTACTCGCTGACGGTCGGTACCGGCAACCCGCCGGGAGCGCCGGACATCCCCGTGGCCAACGTGACGGCGCACCTGAACCAGCTGCAGTCGATCGCCTCCAGCAACGGCGGCAACCGGGCCTCGGCCACCTCCGGCTACACCGCCTCGCTGAACTACATCAAGGGCAGGCTGGACGCGGCCGGCTACACCACCGCGGTGCAGAACTTCACCTACAACGGCCAGACCCACTCCAACCTGATCGCCAACTGGCCGGCCGGTCCCACCGGCCCGACGATCATGCTCGGCAGCCACCTGGACAGCGTCAGCTCCGGGCCCGGCATCAACGACAACGGCTCGGGCTCGGCGGCGCTGCTGGAGGTCGCGCTGACCCTGGCGAACCGCAACCCCACGCTGGACAAGCACGTCCGCTTCGCCTGGTGGGGCGCCGAGGAGCTGGGCCTGCGCGGCTCGCAGTACTACGTGCAGAACGGCGGAGCCACCGGGGTCGAGACCTACCTCAACTTCGACATGATCGCCTCGCCGAACCCGGGCTACTTCGTCTACGACGACAACCCGGCCATCGAGAAGATCTTCAAGGACTACTACGCCACGCTCAACGTCCCGACCGAGATCGAGACCGAGGGTGACGGCCGCAGCGACCACGCCCCGTTCAAGAACGCGGGTGTGCCGGTCGGCGGCGTCTTCACCGGCGCCTCCAGCGTGAAGAGCTCGGCTCAGGCCACCAAGTGGGGCGGCACCTCGGGCCTGGCCTTCGACCGCTGCTACCACTCCGCCTGCGACACCACCTCCAACATCAACAGCACCGCGCTGGACCGCAACGCGGACGCCATCGCCAACGCCCTGTGGAAGCTCGCCGTGGGCGACACCCCCACCCCGACGGACGACTACTCGGTCTCGGCGAGCCCGTCCTCGGCCTCGGTGCAGCCCGGCCAGTCGGCCGGCACGACGCTCAGCACCCAGGTGACCTCCGGTAACGCCCAGGCCATCACGCTGAGCGCCTCCGGCCTGCCCGCCGGCGCGACCGCGTCCTTCAGCCCGGCGAACATCAACTCCGGCCAGTCCTCCGCGGTCACGATCGCCACCTCGGCGAGCACGCCCACGGGGACCTACACCGTCAACCTCAACGCGGACGGCGCGAGCTCCGACCGCTCGGCCACCTTCACCCTGACCGTCGGCGGCGGGCAGGGCGGCACCACCTGGCAGACGTGGACCCTCTACGCGGCCGGGGACACCGTGACCTACAACGGCGTCAGCTACCGATGCCTGCAGGGGCACACCTCACTGCCCGGATGGGAGCCGCCGAACGTTCCGGCCCTGTGGCAGCAGCTCTGA
- a CDS encoding thiamine-binding protein: protein MSVLVAFSVTPIGAGEDVGELVAEAVRVVRASGLPNRTDAMFTTVEGESWDEVMGVVKGAVAAVEARCGRVSLVLKADVRAGQSGRLDAKVATVERHLAP, encoded by the coding sequence ATGTCGGTGCTCGTGGCATTCAGTGTGACGCCGATCGGAGCGGGAGAGGACGTCGGCGAGCTCGTCGCCGAGGCGGTGCGGGTGGTCCGCGCGTCGGGACTGCCGAACCGGACCGACGCCATGTTCACCACCGTGGAGGGCGAGAGCTGGGACGAGGTCATGGGTGTGGTGAAGGGCGCGGTCGCGGCGGTCGAGGCGCGCTGCGGGCGGGTCAGTCTCGTGCTGAAGGCCGACGTCCGCGCCGGGCAGAGCGGGCGGCTGGACGCCAAGGTGGCCACCGTCGAGCGCCATCTCGCCCCCTAA
- a CDS encoding MBL fold metallo-hydrolase, with product MAGNGSIGRVLVGGLALAAAGWALKDIPAELGGRATGERLARMLRSPRFHDGVFHNPVPGSYTPPVSSVPAMLRELIFDRDGRKPGGPIPLVTSPATPPSAGGLSVVWYGHATTLVEIEGRRVLFDPVWSERASPSRLVGPRRLHPLPAPLADLPVLDAIVISHDHYDHLDRATVRALTALQSAPFLVPLGIGAHLERWGVPASRIVELDWEEEATVAGLRFVATAARHFSGRALTRNTTLWGSWVVAGRTRRVFYAGDSGYFDGYAGIGAAHGPFDLTLMPIGAYSPAWPDIHMDPEEAIDAHLDLGGRLLLPVHWATFTLAVHPWAEPVDRLRHEAKARGVRLAVPRPGDRVDTDDVPLLDGWWELLGI from the coding sequence ATGGCGGGAAACGGATCGATCGGGCGTGTCCTCGTGGGCGGGCTGGCTCTGGCCGCCGCCGGATGGGCGCTGAAGGACATCCCGGCGGAACTGGGCGGCCGGGCCACAGGAGAGCGGCTGGCCCGGATGCTGCGCTCCCCGCGCTTCCACGACGGCGTCTTCCACAATCCCGTGCCCGGCTCCTACACGCCGCCGGTGAGCAGCGTCCCGGCGATGCTCCGGGAGCTGATCTTCGATCGTGACGGGCGGAAGCCGGGCGGGCCGATCCCGCTGGTGACCTCCCCGGCCACCCCGCCGTCCGCGGGCGGGCTGAGCGTCGTCTGGTACGGCCACGCCACCACGCTGGTGGAGATCGAGGGACGCCGCGTGCTGTTCGATCCCGTGTGGAGCGAGCGCGCGTCGCCCTCGCGGCTCGTCGGCCCGCGGCGGCTGCACCCGCTGCCGGCTCCGCTGGCCGACCTCCCGGTCCTCGACGCGATCGTGATCTCCCATGACCACTACGACCACCTCGACAGGGCCACGGTCCGCGCGCTGACCGCCCTCCAGAGCGCCCCCTTCCTGGTCCCGCTGGGCATCGGCGCCCATCTGGAGCGCTGGGGCGTGCCCGCCTCGCGGATCGTCGAGCTCGACTGGGAGGAGGAGGCGACCGTCGCCGGACTGCGGTTCGTCGCCACCGCCGCCCGGCACTTCTCCGGGCGCGCCCTCACCCGCAACACCACCCTCTGGGGCTCATGGGTTGTCGCGGGGCGGACCAGGCGGGTCTTCTACGCGGGAGACTCCGGCTACTTCGACGGATACGCCGGCATCGGCGCCGCGCACGGCCCGTTCGACCTCACGCTGATGCCGATCGGCGCCTACAGCCCCGCCTGGCCCGACATCCACATGGATCCCGAGGAGGCGATCGACGCGCACCTCGACCTGGGCGGCAGGCTGCTCCTGCCGGTGCACTGGGCGACCTTCACCCTGGCCGTCCACCCGTGGGCCGAGCCCGTCGACCGGCTCCGGCACGAGGCCAAGGCCCGCGGCGTCCGGCTCGCGGTGCCCCGGCCCGGTGATCGCGTCGATACCGACGACGTCCCCCTGCTGGACGGCTGGTGGGAGCTGCTCGGCATCTGA
- a CDS encoding LysR family transcriptional regulator — translation MDLEVRHLRAICAIAESGSISKAATALKMSQPALATQLRRIERMFGGPLFERGREGTRPTQLGTWVLIRARSLLPAFDELRRDGMRYAEQAAEKLKIRLGCMSSHLAINVIKCLNELLTGADITVRTEEAMDLLPGLLESERLELATLGDYPGHELLPPPGVVYAGVAVEPIFVGLAVSHPLAQREEIELRDLASEDWTLHALAEAGHREHFWAACGRQGFAPKIAYSADLSLAIDLISSARCVGMFQATSKGYPGIVIRPLAGTPLRFRHMIGWTEHGPVARHGPDLVQAVTKTYWAEVRRAPVYASWLKRHLPLSPPV, via the coding sequence GTGGACCTAGAAGTGCGTCATTTACGAGCCATCTGTGCGATCGCCGAATCGGGCAGCATTTCCAAGGCGGCGACCGCACTCAAGATGTCGCAGCCCGCGCTGGCCACGCAACTGCGACGCATCGAGCGGATGTTCGGCGGGCCACTGTTCGAGCGGGGCCGGGAGGGAACGCGGCCCACGCAGCTCGGCACGTGGGTGCTGATCAGGGCACGGTCGCTGCTGCCGGCGTTCGACGAGCTTCGGCGGGACGGCATGCGCTACGCCGAGCAGGCCGCGGAGAAACTCAAGATTCGGCTGGGCTGTATGTCCAGTCATCTAGCGATAAATGTCATTAAATGCCTTAATGAACTGCTGACCGGTGCCGACATCACCGTCCGCACCGAGGAGGCAATGGACCTGCTGCCCGGACTGCTGGAGTCCGAGCGCCTGGAGCTCGCCACCCTCGGCGACTATCCGGGACACGAGCTCCTTCCGCCTCCGGGCGTGGTCTACGCGGGCGTGGCCGTCGAGCCGATCTTCGTCGGGCTGGCCGTCTCCCATCCGCTCGCCCAGCGGGAGGAGATCGAGCTGCGGGACCTCGCCTCCGAGGACTGGACCCTGCACGCGCTGGCCGAGGCGGGACACCGCGAGCACTTCTGGGCCGCCTGCGGCCGGCAGGGCTTCGCGCCGAAGATCGCCTACTCCGCCGACCTCAGCCTCGCCATCGACCTCATCTCCTCCGCCCGGTGCGTGGGCATGTTCCAGGCGACCAGCAAGGGCTACCCGGGGATCGTCATCCGGCCGCTCGCCGGGACCCCGCTCCGGTTCCGGCACATGATCGGGTGGACCGAGCACGGACCGGTCGCCCGGCACGGGCCCGACCTGGTCCAGGCGGTCACCAAGACCTACTGGGCCGAGGTGCGGCGCGCCCCCGTCTACGCCTCCTGGCTGAAGCGCCATCTGCCGCTCTCACCACCTGTTTAG
- a CDS encoding endonuclease V, which produces MKAQTPRTILEAEAIQDELRPLLDLTGPGPGTPATVAGVDVAYDGERLAAAVAVLDASTLEVVEQVTVGGRVAFDYVPGLLAFREVPALLEALERLTVTPDLVVCDGYGLAHPRRFGLACHLGVLTGLPTIGVGKTAFVGSYPDPAPERGSWTDLTLDGDVVGRVLRTRHGVKPVFVSVGHRVDLDTACRNVLALTPHYRLPETTRVSDRLSRLALIENVTFD; this is translated from the coding sequence ATGAAGGCACAAACTCCCCGCACCATCCTGGAGGCCGAGGCGATCCAGGACGAGCTCCGGCCCCTGCTCGACCTGACCGGACCGGGCCCCGGAACGCCCGCCACGGTCGCGGGCGTGGACGTGGCCTACGACGGGGAACGGCTCGCGGCGGCGGTGGCCGTACTGGACGCGAGCACGCTGGAGGTCGTCGAGCAGGTGACCGTCGGCGGCCGGGTGGCCTTCGACTATGTCCCCGGCCTGCTCGCCTTCCGGGAGGTCCCCGCCCTCCTCGAGGCCCTCGAACGCCTGACGGTCACCCCGGACCTGGTCGTCTGCGACGGATACGGCCTGGCCCATCCACGCCGCTTCGGGCTGGCCTGCCATCTGGGCGTGCTGACCGGCCTGCCCACGATCGGGGTCGGCAAGACCGCCTTCGTGGGCTCCTATCCCGATCCAGCCCCCGAGCGGGGCTCGTGGACCGACCTGACCCTGGACGGCGACGTCGTCGGCCGCGTGCTCCGCACCCGGCACGGGGTCAAGCCGGTCTTCGTCTCCGTCGGCCACCGCGTCGACCTCGACACCGCCTGCCGCAACGTCCTGGCCCTGACCCCTCACTACCGGCTGCCGGAGACGACCCGCGTCTCCGACCGGCTTTCACGGTTGGCTTTGATCGAAAATGTCACCTTCGACTGA
- a CDS encoding MOSC domain-containing protein, with the protein MKTHSGSLRRLLRWPVKSLRGEELQEALFDDRGMAGDRAYSLVDDRDGPAGKVLTVRRRSEMLHWRAAYGSGDAPELTAPDGTVWQWHDPGLAGALARSLGTPLHLRAADGQQDRGPTVLVTFEASLVALEEELGAPVDLRRFRPNLHLGLDAPAFAEEGWGPGTTLTVGEVELAVTGDHTGPCIRCAVPSWDPDGRERWPGLQKWLIREHENKFGVIMRVTRPGTARRGDRAVADPRPAAGEIRVR; encoded by the coding sequence ATGAAGACACACAGTGGGAGTTTGCGGCGTTTGCTGAGGTGGCCGGTGAAGTCACTGCGGGGTGAGGAGCTCCAGGAGGCGCTGTTCGACGACCGGGGGATGGCGGGCGACCGGGCCTACTCCCTCGTCGACGATCGGGACGGCCCCGCCGGCAAGGTGCTGACCGTGCGCCGGCGTTCCGAGATGCTTCACTGGCGTGCCGCCTACGGGAGCGGCGACGCGCCGGAGCTGACCGCTCCGGACGGGACGGTCTGGCAGTGGCACGACCCCGGCCTGGCCGGGGCGCTGGCGCGGTCGCTCGGGACGCCGCTGCACCTGCGCGCGGCCGACGGGCAGCAGGACCGCGGGCCGACCGTGCTGGTCACCTTCGAGGCCTCCCTGGTGGCGCTGGAGGAGGAGCTCGGCGCGCCGGTCGATCTGCGCAGGTTCCGCCCCAACCTGCACCTCGGGCTCGACGCGCCCGCGTTCGCCGAGGAGGGCTGGGGCCCCGGCACCACGCTCACCGTGGGCGAGGTGGAGCTCGCGGTCACCGGCGACCACACCGGACCGTGCATCCGCTGTGCCGTGCCCAGCTGGGATCCGGACGGGCGGGAGCGCTGGCCCGGGCTGCAGAAGTGGCTGATCAGGGAGCACGAGAACAAGTTCGGCGTGATCATGCGGGTGACCCGGCCCGGGACCGCCCGGCGCGGGGACCGGGCGGTCGCGGATCCGCGTCCCGCGGCCGGGGAAATTAGGGTGCGGTAA
- a CDS encoding nucleotidyltransferase domain-containing protein — MEVRYVPDHLVLSVVVGSRAYGLETEDSDVDRRGVFVAPTPLFWRLAKPPTHVEGPLPEQFSWEVERFCGLALEANPTVLECLWSPIVEQVTPAGEDLLAIRRAFLSGRAHRTFTGYADAQFRRLDPERPRWKQAMHMIRLLISGLHLARHGEPLVRMDDHRDRLLAVRRGEVSWAEVQRWRAELTAAFPDTSALPGEPDRRRVEDYLTTTRKAAL, encoded by the coding sequence ATGGAAGTACGGTACGTCCCCGACCACCTGGTGCTGTCGGTCGTGGTCGGCTCCCGCGCCTACGGGCTGGAGACCGAGGACTCCGACGTGGACCGGCGCGGGGTCTTCGTGGCGCCGACCCCGCTGTTCTGGCGGCTGGCCAAGCCGCCCACGCACGTCGAGGGGCCGCTGCCCGAGCAGTTCTCCTGGGAGGTCGAGCGCTTCTGCGGCCTCGCCCTGGAGGCCAACCCGACGGTCCTGGAGTGCCTGTGGTCGCCGATCGTCGAGCAGGTCACCCCCGCGGGCGAGGACCTGCTCGCGATCCGGCGCGCCTTCCTGTCCGGGCGGGCCCACCGCACCTTCACCGGATACGCCGACGCCCAGTTCCGCCGCCTGGACCCCGAGCGCCCCCGGTGGAAGCAGGCGATGCACATGATCCGGCTGCTGATCAGCGGCCTGCACCTGGCCCGCCACGGCGAACCGCTGGTCCGCATGGACGACCACCGTGACCGGCTGCTCGCCGTACGGCGGGGCGAGGTCTCCTGGGCCGAGGTCCAGCGGTGGCGCGCGGAGCTGACGGCGGCCTTCCCTGACACGAGCGCGCTTCCCGGCGAGCCGGACCGGCGGCGCGTCGAGGACTACCTGACGACCACGAGAAAGGCCGCGCTGTGA